The Thermoanaerobaculia bacterium region GCGCCCCGGCCGTGCTGGTCGCCTCGCTCGGCGCCGAGCACGTCATCGAGGTCGAGACCGAATCCGAGATCCCGGAGGCGGCTCTCGCGGGTCTGCCCGGCGTCGAAGCGATCCGGCGCGACGGTACGACGGTCCGTCTCACGGTACGCGAGGTCCACCGGGCGGTACCGCCGCTGCTCGCGCGGCTGGCCGAGCGCCACATCGAAGCGCGCCGCCTCGCCACCCATCACGCGACCCTCGAGGACCTCTTCATCGCCCTCACGGGGCGGACCCTGGAAGGCGGCTCGGCGGTGGTCGCCTCCGGCGACGCCGCGGGGAGCGCTGCATGAGCACCTGGCGCGCCCGTGGGCCGCTCTCTTCCCCGCTCGTCCAGCTCACCCTGGCGCGTCTGCGCGAATTCCTGCGCGAACCCGAGGCGATCTTCTGGGTCTTTCTCTTTCCGGTCCTGCTGGCGATTGCCCTCGGTGTCGCCTTCCGCAACCGCCCGCCCGAACCGCTGCCGGTGGGCATCGAGGAGAATCCCGTCGCCGAGGCGCGGCTCGCGGCGCTCGCCGCCTCCGGGACACTCGCACCCCAGATCCTGACGCGGCCCGAAGCGGAGCATGCGCTCGCCACCGGTCGGCTCGCGCTCGTGGTGCTCGGCACCGATCCGCCCACCTACTGGTTCGACCCGACGCGGCCCGACAGCCGCCTGGCCCGACTCGAGGTCGATCAGGCGCTCGAACGCGCCGCCGGCAGAACCGATCGCTTCGAGCCCCAGGTGCTCGAGATGACCGAGCGCGGCGCGCGCTACATCGACTTCCTGGTGCCGGGCCTCCTCGGCATGAACCTCATGGGCACAGGCATGTGGGCGATCGGCTTCTCGCTCGTCCAGCAGCGTGCCGGAAAACTCCTGAAGCTCTTCATCGCCTCGCCGATGCGGCGCTGGCATCTGCTCGCGGCGCAGGTGCTGGCGCGGCTGGTCTTCCTGGCGCTCGAGGTGGCGATACTGCTCGGCTTCGCGGTCGTGGCGCTCGACGTCCCGATGCGCGGCTCGGTGGCCGCCGTGGCCGTGGTCTGCGTTCTCGGCGCGCTGTCGTTCGTCGGCCTCGGGCTCCTCGTGGCGGCGCGTCCACGGACCATCGAAGGTGTTTCGGGCCTGATGAACTTCGTCATGTTCCCGATGTGGATCTTCTCCGGCGTCTTCTTCTCGAACGAGCGCTTTCCGGCGGCTCTGCAGCCGTTCATCCAGGCGCTGCCGC contains the following coding sequences:
- a CDS encoding ABC transporter permease, yielding MSTWRARGPLSSPLVQLTLARLREFLREPEAIFWVFLFPVLLAIALGVAFRNRPPEPLPVGIEENPVAEARLAALAASGTLAPQILTRPEAEHALATGRLALVVLGTDPPTYWFDPTRPDSRLARLEVDQALERAAGRTDRFEPQVLEMTERGARYIDFLVPGLLGMNLMGTGMWAIGFSLVQQRAGKLLKLFIASPMRRWHLLAAQVLARLVFLALEVAILLGFAVVALDVPMRGSVAAVAVVCVLGALSFVGLGLLVAARPRTIEGVSGLMNFVMFPMWIFSGVFFSNERFPAALQPFIQALPLTALNDGLRAVMLEGASLVSQAPELAILAGWGLIGFAGALKLFRWS